One Luteibacter aegosomaticola genomic window carries:
- a CDS encoding alpha-L-fucosidase: MSSKPRMFRRLKTALATALLIALPLAAQAESFTDVKPSPQQVAWQDLEFGVIVHFGTNTFLDREWGDGTAAPSVFNPDKVDPDQWARAVKAAGVRYMVLVAKHHDGFALWPTGQTDYSVKASPWKGGKGDLVRMASDAAKKEGLGFGIYLSPWDRHDPRYKDSAAYDKYYLAELEELVQHYGPITEWWLDGAGSAGHVYDFAKYVETLRTYQTNAMIFADVALFDYGDIRWVGNEQGIVEGENWNVIDRHGQLRWRPLEVDTPLHKDHWFYSSKPDFASSLKTVDELMANWESSVGHGGQLMLGVAPDTHGLLPDPDVRRLAEFGKALKARYGDEANLAAKHAPTDTNTAAALDNDPTTFWSAPQGSANATLEVDLGRDVTFDRAMSMEWLDGGQNVHGYAVQVWDGNAWKTVAQAQAIGHMKIDTFAPVTARKVRLNIQSAVGTARIREFKLFNVR; encoded by the coding sequence ATGTCATCCAAGCCTCGTATGTTCCGCCGCCTGAAGACCGCCCTGGCCACTGCGCTGCTCATCGCGCTGCCGTTGGCGGCACAGGCCGAGTCGTTTACCGATGTGAAGCCCTCGCCGCAGCAGGTGGCGTGGCAGGATCTCGAGTTCGGTGTCATCGTCCATTTCGGTACCAACACCTTCCTCGACCGCGAATGGGGCGATGGCACCGCCGCGCCTTCGGTGTTCAACCCGGACAAGGTTGATCCCGACCAGTGGGCGCGCGCGGTAAAAGCGGCCGGTGTGCGCTACATGGTGCTTGTGGCCAAGCACCACGATGGCTTTGCGCTGTGGCCGACGGGCCAGACGGACTACTCGGTTAAGGCCAGCCCGTGGAAGGGTGGCAAGGGCGATCTCGTCCGCATGGCTTCCGATGCAGCGAAAAAAGAAGGTCTGGGTTTTGGCATCTACCTGTCGCCGTGGGATCGCCACGATCCGCGCTACAAGGATTCGGCGGCCTACGATAAGTACTATCTCGCCGAACTCGAAGAGCTGGTGCAGCACTACGGACCGATCACCGAATGGTGGCTCGATGGCGCCGGCAGCGCCGGGCATGTCTACGATTTCGCGAAATACGTGGAGACGCTGCGCACCTACCAGACCAACGCCATGATCTTCGCCGACGTGGCCTTGTTCGATTACGGCGATATCCGCTGGGTAGGCAACGAACAGGGCATCGTCGAAGGCGAGAACTGGAACGTGATCGACCGCCACGGCCAGCTGCGTTGGCGGCCGCTGGAGGTCGATACGCCGCTGCACAAGGATCATTGGTTCTACAGTTCGAAGCCGGACTTCGCCTCGTCGCTGAAGACGGTCGATGAGCTCATGGCCAACTGGGAAAGCAGTGTCGGCCACGGCGGCCAGCTGATGCTGGGCGTGGCGCCGGATACGCACGGCCTGCTGCCCGATCCGGATGTCCGCCGGCTTGCCGAGTTCGGCAAGGCGCTGAAGGCGCGCTACGGCGACGAGGCGAATCTTGCAGCGAAGCACGCGCCGACGGATACCAACACGGCCGCCGCGCTCGATAACGACCCGACGACGTTCTGGTCAGCCCCGCAGGGCTCAGCGAACGCCACGCTGGAAGTCGACCTCGGCCGCGACGTCACCTTCGACCGCGCAATGAGCATGGAGTGGCTCGACGGCGGCCAGAACGTCCACGGTTACGCTGTGCAGGTGTGGGATGGCAATGCGTGGAAGACCGTGGCCCAGGCCCAGGCCATTGGCCACATGAAGATCGACACCTTCGCGCCGGTCACCGCCCGCAAGGTGCGCCTCAACATCCAGTCCGCCGTAGGCACCGCACGCATCCGCGAGTTCAAGCTTTTCAACGTCCGCTAA
- a CDS encoding glycoside hydrolase family 35 protein yields the protein MPQSRLTQLACATALALTALATPNAFANPQVTINGPHFMREGKPYQIISGDLHFQRIPRAYWQDRLRKAHAMGLNTITTYVFWNLLEPKPGQFDFSGNNDVAAFVKAAQAEGLNVILRPGPYICGEWDAGGYPAWLFAEPNIHVRSRDPRFLAASDRYLQRLGKELAPLLASHGGPIIATELENEYGSYSNDKTYLSAVRGMLQRAGLTDDMLLTYDGPDLLANGTLPDVTPVIDFSPGEAKKSFEMLAAFRPGVPMMAGEWWAGWFDQWGGKHAHTDTKQQADELAWMLQQGYSVNIYMVHGGTNFGFMNGANFQGGPADHYAPQTTSYDYDAAIDEAGQPTAKYTQFRDVIAKATGAKLPPVPASPAVGTLPAFTLGESASLWDNLPAPQASDLPKPMEAFGQAYGYILYRTTLKGPFHGTLYLGDVRDYAAVYLDRKREGTVERRLKQVSLDIDVPAGEHTLDLLVENTGRVNYGPHMDDGRSGLIDPVMLGDDVLHGWQVFPLPMTSPATLHGWTTAKVEGPAFHRGTLKINKPIDTYLDVRAFSKGALWLNGANLGRVWSIGPQHDLYAPAPWFRRGENEVVLFDLDTTPKPELSGVNQRLWADPPKTP from the coding sequence ATGCCGCAGTCCCGCCTGACCCAACTAGCCTGCGCCACCGCCCTCGCCCTCACCGCACTGGCCACGCCTAACGCATTCGCCAACCCGCAGGTAACGATCAACGGCCCGCACTTCATGCGCGAAGGTAAGCCCTACCAGATCATCTCCGGCGACCTGCACTTCCAGCGCATCCCGCGCGCCTATTGGCAGGACCGCCTGCGCAAGGCGCACGCCATGGGCCTGAACACGATCACTACCTACGTGTTCTGGAACCTGCTGGAACCGAAGCCTGGCCAGTTCGATTTCAGCGGTAACAACGACGTGGCCGCCTTCGTCAAAGCCGCGCAGGCCGAAGGCCTGAACGTGATCCTTCGCCCCGGACCCTATATCTGCGGCGAATGGGACGCCGGTGGTTATCCCGCCTGGCTGTTCGCCGAGCCGAACATCCACGTGCGCTCGCGCGATCCTCGCTTCCTCGCCGCCTCCGACCGCTACCTGCAGCGTCTCGGCAAGGAACTCGCACCGCTGCTCGCCAGCCACGGCGGCCCGATCATCGCCACCGAACTGGAAAACGAATACGGCTCGTACAGCAACGACAAGACCTACCTCAGCGCGGTGCGCGGCATGCTGCAACGCGCGGGCCTCACCGACGACATGCTGCTCACCTACGACGGCCCCGACCTGCTCGCCAACGGCACCTTGCCCGACGTGACGCCGGTGATCGACTTCTCGCCCGGCGAAGCGAAGAAGAGCTTCGAGATGCTCGCCGCCTTCCGGCCCGGTGTGCCGATGATGGCCGGCGAATGGTGGGCGGGCTGGTTCGACCAGTGGGGCGGCAAGCATGCGCACACGGATACGAAGCAGCAGGCCGACGAGCTAGCGTGGATGCTGCAGCAAGGCTATTCCGTGAACATCTACATGGTCCACGGCGGCACCAACTTCGGTTTCATGAACGGCGCGAACTTCCAGGGCGGCCCCGCCGACCATTACGCACCGCAGACCACCAGCTACGACTACGACGCCGCGATCGACGAGGCCGGCCAGCCCACGGCGAAGTACACGCAGTTCCGCGATGTCATCGCCAAGGCTACCGGGGCAAAGCTGCCACCCGTGCCCGCCTCACCCGCGGTCGGCACCCTCCCCGCTTTCACGCTGGGCGAGTCCGCCTCGCTATGGGACAACCTGCCCGCACCGCAGGCATCCGACCTGCCGAAGCCGATGGAAGCCTTCGGCCAGGCCTATGGCTACATCCTCTACCGCACCACGCTGAAAGGCCCCTTCCACGGCACGCTGTACCTCGGTGATGTGCGTGACTACGCGGCGGTGTATCTCGATCGCAAGCGCGAGGGCACCGTCGAGCGCCGGTTGAAGCAGGTCTCGCTGGATATCGACGTACCGGCGGGCGAACACACCCTCGATCTCCTCGTGGAGAACACAGGTCGCGTGAATTACGGCCCGCACATGGATGACGGCCGCTCGGGACTCATCGATCCCGTGATGCTGGGCGACGATGTCCTGCACGGCTGGCAGGTGTTCCCGCTGCCGATGACCTCGCCGGCGACGCTCCACGGCTGGACCACCGCGAAGGTGGAAGGGCCGGCCTTCCACCGCGGCACGCTGAAGATCAACAAGCCCATCGATACGTATCTGGACGTCCGCGCTTTCAGCAAGGGTGCGCTCTGGCTCAACGGCGCGAACCTCGGCCGTGTGTGGTCGATCGGCCCGCAGCATGACCTGTATGCACCCGCACCGTGGTTCCGCCGTGGTGAGAACGAGGTGGTCTTGTTCGATCTCGATACAACGCCGAAGCCCGAACTGAGCGGCGTGAACCAGCGCCTCTGGGCCGATCCGCCGAAGACTCCCTGA